In one Pseudomonas purpurea genomic region, the following are encoded:
- a CDS encoding TerD family protein — translation MTNLAPGANAPVATGQLTVTVSFSQLPGADIDVSAFVLNDAGKVRGDQDMCFYGQKSVNNGAVQLTETAAGRTVFTLDLSKIDAVVEKVALTATIYENKARFDSVSHLSLSVSGGIEASIPTNGMQETALILGEFYRRQGAWKFRCVAQGFAGGLEPLAKHFGVEVAAPSPTPTPAPTPAPAAVKSSISLSKITLDKTRSSISLEKGSSDFGEIKINLNWNRASNGGGGGFFSRLKSDAIDLDVGCLFELADGYKGAVQALGNSFGDFNNEPYIQLMGDDRTGSVSDGEWLRINGKQWKDIKRILVYAFIYEGAPNWKATDGVVTIYVPGQPPIEVRVSEEGGRQGMCAIALLENDAGAVKVSRRVDFFRGHSDMDKAYGWGMKWSAGSK, via the coding sequence ATGACAAACCTGGCTCCTGGCGCGAATGCTCCGGTAGCCACGGGCCAGCTGACGGTTACCGTCAGCTTCTCCCAGCTCCCGGGCGCAGACATTGATGTATCGGCGTTTGTACTGAACGACGCGGGCAAAGTCCGCGGCGATCAGGACATGTGTTTCTACGGACAAAAAAGCGTCAATAACGGGGCCGTCCAACTGACGGAAACGGCCGCTGGCCGTACAGTTTTCACCCTGGATCTGAGCAAGATCGACGCTGTCGTGGAAAAAGTCGCCCTGACGGCCACCATCTACGAAAACAAGGCGCGGTTCGACAGCGTTTCCCACCTGTCGTTGAGTGTCAGCGGTGGGATCGAAGCCAGTATTCCTACCAACGGAATGCAGGAAACCGCACTGATCCTCGGCGAGTTTTACCGTCGCCAGGGTGCCTGGAAGTTCCGCTGTGTCGCCCAAGGGTTTGCCGGTGGCCTGGAGCCCCTGGCTAAACACTTTGGTGTTGAAGTCGCAGCGCCATCTCCAACGCCAACACCTGCTCCGACGCCAGCGCCGGCAGCGGTCAAGTCCAGCATCAGCCTGAGCAAGATCACCCTGGACAAGACCCGCTCCAGCATCAGCCTGGAAAAGGGCAGCAGCGATTTCGGCGAGATCAAGATCAACCTGAACTGGAACCGTGCCAGCAATGGCGGCGGTGGCGGCTTCTTCTCGCGCCTGAAGTCCGATGCCATCGACCTGGACGTCGGTTGCCTGTTCGAACTCGCCGACGGTTATAAAGGTGCCGTGCAGGCCCTGGGTAACTCGTTCGGTGATTTCAACAATGAACCGTACATCCAGTTGATGGGCGATGACCGGACCGGTTCGGTCAGCGACGGCGAATGGCTGCGCATCAACGGCAAGCAGTGGAAAGACATCAAACGCATCCTGGTGTACGCCTTCATTTACGAAGGCGCGCCGAACTGGAAGGCCACCGATGGGGTTGTGACCATCTATGTGCCGGGCCAGCCGCCGATTGAAGTGCGGGTCAGCGAGGAAGGTGGACGCCAGGGCATGTGTGCAATCGCACTCCTGGAAAACGACGCAGGCGCGGTCAAGGTCTCCCGTCGGGTCGACTTCTTCCGTGGGCACTCCGACATGGACAAGGCTTACGGCTGGGGCATGAAGTGGTCCGCAGGGTCCAAATAA
- a CDS encoding tellurite resistance TerB family protein → MLEWLKTNATAARDKLASEVTKFKNREFMDAVVAGCALVAAADGDISSEEKQKMMGYIQNSQELKVFDAKDVIKSFQEICGKFEFDNAIGRAEALKVIAKIKSKPDAARLLVRVCCAIGGADGSFDESERAVCRSICNELGLSPADFDL, encoded by the coding sequence ATGCTCGAATGGTTGAAGACAAATGCCACAGCGGCACGCGACAAACTGGCCAGCGAAGTCACCAAGTTCAAGAACCGTGAGTTCATGGACGCCGTGGTCGCCGGTTGTGCACTGGTCGCGGCAGCCGATGGCGACATCAGCTCCGAAGAAAAACAGAAAATGATGGGTTACATCCAGAACTCGCAAGAGCTCAAGGTGTTCGACGCCAAGGATGTCATCAAATCGTTCCAGGAAATTTGCGGCAAGTTTGAATTCGACAACGCCATCGGCCGTGCCGAAGCGTTGAAGGTCATCGCAAAAATCAAAAGCAAACCAGACGCAGCGCGTCTGTTGGTTCGCGTTTGCTGCGCAATCGGGGGTGCCGACGGTTCCTTCGACGAAAGCGAACGTGCTGTTTGCCGCTCCATCTGCAATGAGCTGGGCCTGAGCCCCGCTGACTTCGATCTCTAA
- a CDS encoding TerC/Alx family metal homeostasis membrane protein, with protein sequence MENTALGFPPLTIAVFVGLALSAMVLDMLTHRGDKPVSLTKAAVWSVFWVLISLGFAGYLYVEHGPSVASLFITGYALEKVLSVDNLFVFMAIFAWFKIPDGLRHRVLYWGIIGAIVFRLIFVAIGTGLLMFGPWVEVIFALIVGWTAVMMLRAGGDDEEEEDYSKHMAYRFAAKLFPVWPKLHGHNFFVRRSVLEKELNKPENKGISLPVKGALFATPLFLCVFVMEISDVLFAFDSVPAVIAVSREPLIVYSAMLFAILGLRTMYFVLEALKRYLVHLEKAVIALLFFIAAKLGLNATDHLFHHGYSIDANTSLFVVLIVLAIGIVASLIFPAKEDEAENA encoded by the coding sequence GTGGAAAATACTGCTCTGGGCTTCCCGCCCCTCACCATCGCGGTCTTCGTAGGCCTGGCCTTGTCGGCCATGGTCCTCGACATGCTGACCCACCGGGGTGACAAGCCGGTCTCGCTCACCAAAGCCGCTGTCTGGTCGGTGTTCTGGGTTCTGATTTCCCTGGGCTTCGCCGGTTATCTGTATGTCGAACACGGCCCGTCTGTGGCCAGCCTGTTCATCACCGGCTACGCCCTGGAGAAAGTCCTGAGCGTGGACAATCTGTTTGTGTTCATGGCGATCTTCGCCTGGTTCAAGATCCCGGATGGCCTGCGCCACCGTGTTCTGTACTGGGGCATTATCGGCGCGATCGTCTTCCGCCTGATCTTCGTGGCCATCGGTACCGGTCTGCTGATGTTCGGCCCGTGGGTCGAGGTGATCTTTGCCCTGATCGTCGGCTGGACCGCGGTCATGATGCTCAGAGCGGGCGGTGACGACGAAGAGGAAGAGGACTACTCCAAGCACATGGCCTACCGCTTCGCCGCGAAACTGTTCCCGGTATGGCCAAAACTGCATGGCCATAACTTCTTCGTGCGTCGTTCGGTCCTTGAAAAAGAGCTGAACAAACCCGAGAACAAGGGCATCAGCCTGCCGGTCAAAGGCGCACTGTTCGCCACGCCGCTGTTCCTTTGCGTATTCGTGATGGAAATCTCCGACGTGCTGTTCGCCTTCGACTCGGTACCGGCAGTTATTGCGGTCAGCCGTGAACCGTTGATCGTGTACTCGGCTATGCTGTTCGCGATTCTGGGCCTGCGGACCATGTACTTCGTCCTCGAAGCACTGAAACGCTACCTGGTGCACCTGGAGAAAGCCGTCATCGCACTGCTGTTCTTCATTGCCGCCAAACTGGGCCTCAATGCAACCGATCACCTGTTTCACCACGGTTACAGCATCGATGCCAACACCAGCCTGTTTGTCGTGCTGATCGTGCTGGCCATCGGTATCGTCGCCAGCCTGATCTTCCCTGCAAAGGAAGACGAGGCAGAAAACGCTTAA
- a CDS encoding TerD family protein encodes MALTLQKGGNLSLSKTDPSLTKILVGLGWDPRATDGAEFDLDASAFLLGANGKVRSDADFIFYNQLKSADGSVEHTGDNRTGAGDGDDEVVKVDLSRVPADVDKIAFTVTIHDAEARKQNFGQVGNAFIRIVNEVTGAEIVRYDLAEDASVETAMIFAELYRNNGEWKFRAVGQGYAGGLKATANQYGMSF; translated from the coding sequence ATGGCACTGACCCTTCAGAAAGGCGGAAACCTGTCCCTTTCGAAAACCGACCCTTCGCTGACCAAGATTCTGGTCGGTCTGGGCTGGGACCCACGCGCTACAGACGGAGCTGAATTCGATTTGGACGCCAGTGCATTTCTGCTTGGCGCCAACGGCAAGGTACGTAGCGACGCGGACTTCATTTTCTACAATCAGCTCAAAAGTGCTGATGGCTCGGTTGAACACACCGGCGACAACCGTACCGGCGCCGGCGACGGTGACGACGAAGTGGTCAAGGTCGACCTGAGCCGTGTACCGGCTGACGTCGACAAAATTGCCTTCACCGTGACCATCCACGACGCTGAAGCACGCAAGCAGAACTTCGGCCAAGTGGGCAATGCGTTCATCCGCATCGTCAACGAAGTGACTGGCGCTGAAATCGTTCGTTATGACCTGGCCGAAGACGCCAGCGTTGAAACCGCAATGATCTTCGCCGAGCTGTACCGCAACAATGGCGAGTGGAAATTCCGTGCTGTCGGCCAAGGTTATGCCGGTGGCCTGAAAGCTACCGCCAACCAATACGGCATGAGCTTCTAA